A genomic window from Salvelinus namaycush isolate Seneca chromosome 5, SaNama_1.0, whole genome shotgun sequence includes:
- the abhd16a gene encoding phosphatidylserine lipase ABHD16A isoform X1 — MAGWMWFRCFLGPHLQRVHRSQEESRPEGRAGRRPHGWTYQPKSLEKHTDSILGWASALWSLSYYSSPLLLCYLYRKGYICSSKLVPVSQYVGTVMVCLLGVACLRGWGRWRNSEYQQFISILEETRKNHTPSNKKRLACYDFDFSHWPADFSWEEVSNPKLLSKAGVSLLKPEPKLRGAADSVLNSLRTLPCHIISFLIAHSFGRRILYPGSVYLLQRAMRPMLQQGQARLIEECEGQRNKLVACDGNEIDTMFVDRRREEGLHGQTLVICCEGNAGFYEVGCMNTPLEGGYSVLGWNHPGFAGSTGVPFPQNEANAMDVVIQFAVHKLGFQLSDIVVYAWSIGGFTASWAVMSYPEIQALVLDASFDDLLPLALKVMPDSWRPLVTHTVRQYMNLNSAEQLCKYQGPVLLIRRTKDEIITTMGPEDIMSNRGNNLLLKLLQFRYPKVMTDDGVRAIRAWLAASNHVEEAAVYSSYEVDDDWCVSVLQSYKTERDVFFPWSVGEDMTLEGRRQLALFLARKYMRNFDSTHCTPLPYSEFAAPWGL, encoded by the exons ATGGCCGGCTGGATGTGGTTTCGCTGCTTTTTGGGGCCTCATCTCCAGAGAGTGCACCGTTCACAGGAGGAGTCCCGACCCGAAGGAAGAGCAGGCAGGAGG CCCCATGGATGGACTTATCAACCCAAGAGCCTGGAGAAACACACTGACAGCATCCTCGGATGG GCGTCAGCTTTGTGGTCTCTGTCATACTAcagctcccctctcctcctctgctacCTTTACAGAaaag ggtACATCTGCAGTAGTAAGCTGgtcccagtcagtcagtatgtgGGAACAGTAATGGTTTGTCTGCTGGGAGTCGCCTGTCTGAGAG gTTGGGGACGGTGGAGGAACTCTGAGTATCAACAGTTCATCTCcattctggaggaaaccaggaAGAACCACACGCCTAGCAACAAG AAAAGGCTGGCCTGCTATGATTTTGACTTCTCTCACTGGCCGGCAGACTTCAGCTGGGAAGAAGTTAGCAATCC GAAGCTGCTGTCCAAGGCAGGAGTGTCTCTACTGAAGCCAGAGCCCAAACTGAGAGGGGCAGCAGACAGCGTGCTCAACTCTTTACGCACTCTACCATGCCACATCATCAG tTTTCTGATTGCCCACTCATTTGGTAGGAGGATTCTGTACCCTGGATCTGTATACCTACTGCAAAGAGCTATGAGACCCATGCTACAACAGGGCCAGGCTAGACTTATAGAAGAG TGTGAGGGCCAGAGGAACAAACTGGTGGCGTGTGATGGGAATGAGATTGATACCATGTTTGTGGACCGCAGGAGAGAAGAAGGACTGCACGGACAGACTCTG GTGATCTGCTGTGAGGGGAACGCAGGCTTCTATGAGGTGGGCTGTATGAACACTCCATTGGAAG GTGGATACTCAGTGCTTGGCTGGAACCACCCTGGCTTTGCAGGAAGCACG GGTGTACCGTTCCCCCAGAACGAGGCCAATGCCATGGATGTAGTGATCCAGTTTGCAGTGCACAAGCTGGGCTTCCAGCTCAGTGACATAGTGGTGTATGCCTGGTCCATAGGGGGATTCACAG ccaGTTGGGCTGTGATGTCCTATCCAGAGATCCAAGCGCTGGTATTGGACGCCTCCTTTGATGACCTGCTGCCGCTGGCCCTCAAGGTCATGCCCGACAGCTGGA GGCCTCTGGTGACACACACAGTCAGGCAGTACATGAACCTCAACAGCGCAGAACAGCTCTGCAA GTACCAGGGACCAGTGCTTCTGATCAGAAGAACCAAAGATGAGATCATTACCACCAT GGGTCCAGAAGACATCATGTCCAACAGAGGAAACAACCTCCTGCTCAAACTTCTGCAGTTCAG GTACCCCAAGGTGATGACGGACGATGGAGTCAGGGCCATCAGAGCATGGCTGGCAGCCTCCAACCACGTAGAAGAGGCAGCGGTGTATAGTAGCTATGAGGTGGATGATGACTGGTGTGTGTCTGTACTGCAGTCgtataagacagagagagacgtttTCTTCCCCTGGAGCGTTG GTGAGGACATGACACTGGAGGGAAGACGGCAGCTGGCTCTCTTCCTG GCACGGAAGTACATGCGGAACTTCGACTCAACTCACTGCACTCCTCTCCCCTACTCGGAATTCGCTGCCCCTTGGGGACTGTAA
- the abhd16a gene encoding phosphatidylserine lipase ABHD16A isoform X2, producing the protein MAGWMWFRCFLGPHLQRVHRSQEESRPEGRAGRRPHGWTYQPKSLEKHTDSILGWASALWSLSYYSSPLLLCYLYRKGYICSSKLVPVSQYVGTVMVCLLGVACLRGWGRWRNSEYQQFISILEETRKNHTPSNKKRLACYDFDFSHWPADFSWEEVSNPKLLSKAGVSLLKPEPKLRGAADSVLNSLRTLPCHIISFLIAHSFGRRILYPGSVYLLQRAMRPMLQQGQARLIEECEGQRNKLVACDGNEIDTMFVDRRREEGLHGQTLVICCEGNAGFYEVGCMNTPLEGGYSVLGWNHPGFAGSTGVPFPQNEANAMDVVIQFAVHKLGFQLSDIVVYAWSIGGFTGPLVTHTVRQYMNLNSAEQLCKYQGPVLLIRRTKDEIITTMGPEDIMSNRGNNLLLKLLQFRYPKVMTDDGVRAIRAWLAASNHVEEAAVYSSYEVDDDWCVSVLQSYKTERDVFFPWSVGEDMTLEGRRQLALFLARKYMRNFDSTHCTPLPYSEFAAPWGL; encoded by the exons ATGGCCGGCTGGATGTGGTTTCGCTGCTTTTTGGGGCCTCATCTCCAGAGAGTGCACCGTTCACAGGAGGAGTCCCGACCCGAAGGAAGAGCAGGCAGGAGG CCCCATGGATGGACTTATCAACCCAAGAGCCTGGAGAAACACACTGACAGCATCCTCGGATGG GCGTCAGCTTTGTGGTCTCTGTCATACTAcagctcccctctcctcctctgctacCTTTACAGAaaag ggtACATCTGCAGTAGTAAGCTGgtcccagtcagtcagtatgtgGGAACAGTAATGGTTTGTCTGCTGGGAGTCGCCTGTCTGAGAG gTTGGGGACGGTGGAGGAACTCTGAGTATCAACAGTTCATCTCcattctggaggaaaccaggaAGAACCACACGCCTAGCAACAAG AAAAGGCTGGCCTGCTATGATTTTGACTTCTCTCACTGGCCGGCAGACTTCAGCTGGGAAGAAGTTAGCAATCC GAAGCTGCTGTCCAAGGCAGGAGTGTCTCTACTGAAGCCAGAGCCCAAACTGAGAGGGGCAGCAGACAGCGTGCTCAACTCTTTACGCACTCTACCATGCCACATCATCAG tTTTCTGATTGCCCACTCATTTGGTAGGAGGATTCTGTACCCTGGATCTGTATACCTACTGCAAAGAGCTATGAGACCCATGCTACAACAGGGCCAGGCTAGACTTATAGAAGAG TGTGAGGGCCAGAGGAACAAACTGGTGGCGTGTGATGGGAATGAGATTGATACCATGTTTGTGGACCGCAGGAGAGAAGAAGGACTGCACGGACAGACTCTG GTGATCTGCTGTGAGGGGAACGCAGGCTTCTATGAGGTGGGCTGTATGAACACTCCATTGGAAG GTGGATACTCAGTGCTTGGCTGGAACCACCCTGGCTTTGCAGGAAGCACG GGTGTACCGTTCCCCCAGAACGAGGCCAATGCCATGGATGTAGTGATCCAGTTTGCAGTGCACAAGCTGGGCTTCCAGCTCAGTGACATAGTGGTGTATGCCTGGTCCATAGGGGGATTCACAG GGCCTCTGGTGACACACACAGTCAGGCAGTACATGAACCTCAACAGCGCAGAACAGCTCTGCAA GTACCAGGGACCAGTGCTTCTGATCAGAAGAACCAAAGATGAGATCATTACCACCAT GGGTCCAGAAGACATCATGTCCAACAGAGGAAACAACCTCCTGCTCAAACTTCTGCAGTTCAG GTACCCCAAGGTGATGACGGACGATGGAGTCAGGGCCATCAGAGCATGGCTGGCAGCCTCCAACCACGTAGAAGAGGCAGCGGTGTATAGTAGCTATGAGGTGGATGATGACTGGTGTGTGTCTGTACTGCAGTCgtataagacagagagagacgtttTCTTCCCCTGGAGCGTTG GTGAGGACATGACACTGGAGGGAAGACGGCAGCTGGCTCTCTTCCTG GCACGGAAGTACATGCGGAACTTCGACTCAACTCACTGCACTCCTCTCCCCTACTCGGAATTCGCTGCCCCTTGGGGACTGTAA